In Coturnix japonica isolate 7356 chromosome 11, Coturnix japonica 2.1, whole genome shotgun sequence, the sequence gaatTGTACGTGATTTTATACCTTTCAAATGTTTGTCactcaaaataaaagcttaCCATTGACACATATGAATTTGTTTGCAAGCAACAACTTTTACTACAACTTATCTGTGTTATGGAATGATTTATTTGAACAAAAACTGAACAGTTgagtaaattaaattaagatATTACTTCATTGGTAATGGTTGTTCAGTATTTACCaggaatgaaaattaaagaggACCCTGACCTCTTTACATATTTAGCAATCCCTGAGTTTTGCCTGTATTTTGTCTCCTTATTACTCAATATGTGCACTGTAAATATGACCCCATAACGCCAACGTCAGACATAACTCTTGCTGTCTGAAAGACTGTACAGCCACATGAACATCTGATCCTCCTCAGCTGTGACAGTTAATAATCCTCCAAATATTTGCAGATTTTACTGGGTCATTTTCATGTCCTCATTTAGTACAgaaaagcattattattattttcacttcagattaaagcacaaggaaaaaaagagatgcagTCCAGATTTGTAAAGCTGTTTGTCACTTAAGAATGCTGACTGATACCTACTGTGATTTGCAGACATTGCAGGTTGAAAAGGGCCCAACTGAATTTACTTTCTGGCTTTAAGTAATTTCCAGCAGTCTTTTGCTCAGGTGATAATGTCCTATCACTACATTTATGCAGAGTATGACTAGCAACATTTTTGAGCAGGTTATGCTTTAGTtatctgaaactgaaatgtaattatttgCTATTACAAATGTGGACATGCACTCACGACCCATCTGCCTATGAAGCCTGTGTCCTTAGTAATATCATCCTGCAGCATGCCCCTTTCCTAAAGGAATGAATGCTGGAATGCTCCTTTCATTCTCAGGTCAGTTGCCCACTTGGTTGCAAGGAGTACTTCTCCGAAATGGCCCAGGGATGCACACAATAGGGGACACTAAATACAACCACTGGTTCGATGGcttggcactgctgcacagcttcacatttaaaaatggtAAGTCATTGCATGCCAGATCACAGATAAATGAGCAAACCAAGCATTGGTGTCTTATGTTgtcatttctgttctgagttTGATTAGCATTAAAATGTTCCAGGTGTCTGATTATAACCcggcaaaaaacaaacagccatgtaggtgctgtgtgcagtgagTCTGTCACAGCCAGCAGTCAGAGCAGGTGAGCTGTTCCTTATAACTTCTTGGTGACAGAGGGCTGTGCACACATCAGAGAGGACAGTCTGCATTGCTGGATCCTGGTGCTGCTCTGGTTTGTGTGTGTCAGGTGTCCAGTCACACCACTGGGCTCTAGAGAGGCTGCTTGATGCCAGGATCTCAGATATAACTGCGTCCTCCAGCTACAGCCCTTCCCTCATGACAtaaaaggagatggagaagaaacTGTTGTGATGGTTCAGTAGGGCAGTCCTCTCTCTGGAACAATTACATGTTTTAAGACCAACTTCATGACCACAGTTCCTTGGCTGGGGTAACTGGGGGTAAAAGCCACACAGTGTGAGCAAGGGCCAATTTCTGCCTGTTGTCACCAGAACAAAGTGTGTGAAGTGATAACACGCTTTATGGTAAAGTGTCTCCAAACATACCCTCACACCTCACTCTCcatagcagcagcagaggtATCTCTCCAGGCAGATTATGTTGTCCTTCCTTCTGAAGTGCCAAAGTTCAGCgctgtctgtgctgtgggatggcatgcagccagctctgagcaggTCACTTCAGGGCAGCAATTGCTTTCCACACACATCACGAGGGCCGTTTCTCATAAACACTGAAGTGAAAGCACTTTCTGTCGCTTCAGGTACTTTTCAGTGTGAGGCAGGATGTTTTACACCTATACTTCCTACAAAAAGTACGGTTCTGTAAAGGAACTGAAACCTCCCCTTGCCGTTATTCATCCTTGTGGTTCCTCTAGGCACCTAGACATCTGGAACAGCCTTCCAAAGCAGGGGTTTGGACAGCCCGACCCATTGCAAACCTTTCTTTGCTAAAGAACATCTGCTTAGCGGATTCTTTatcttctatgattctatgattctttgtgCCAGTTCTCTAAAAGAACTTAGCATGAAATGTGATTGAAGTCCCTTTGACCTTTGTCAGGTGAAGTTTACTACAGAAGTAAGTACCTCCGAAGTGACACGTACAACTGCAATATAGAAGCAAACCGAATCGTGGTGTCTGAGTTTGGAACCATGGCTTATCCGGATCCATGCAAAAACATATTTGCCAAGTAAGCAATGCTTTTCCCAACAGGGTGCTGCTATCTACCTCTCTCTCCAGCACAGATATCTTTCTGTTTACACTTAACACTTGTATACAAatatgaattttgttttgtaaatttACAATTGCCACACAGTGGTAAGGTCAGGAGTGATACCCAGTACTGTATGCTCTGTGGCTTAGTCTAGGGCAAACATTTCAATTCCACTTTGTCAGTAGTGCTGTCTGTTTAATTCACTTGTGCGaggggcacagcagggcagggacagagccagcacagcctgctctgcatggagccacttctgctttgcacagGGTACACACAGGTACAGCTTCTGCTCCTCTAATGAGCCCATATGACATTTCTCTCCCCACAGGGCATTCTCATACTTATCTCACACCATTCCTGAGTTCACGGACAACTGCCTGATCAACATTATGAAAACTGGGGATGATTATTATGCTACAAGTGAGACTAACTTCATCAGAAAAATTGATCCACAGACTCTGGAGACACTAGAGAAGGTATAAATGTCTGTGTGTCGTTCTGGTTCCCTGCCTGCTGAGGAAGACAGTTTCAGACTGACTCAGATGAATCCCTTAAATCTGCAGTACACAGAACTGGAAGGGCATGTATTTTCTCCTATTTCCTGCCTAGCAGAGTAGGCTGTTTTGAAATggtaataaaatgaaatggtgaAGATATCTCTTCATGGGAAAACTCAGGGGttcaaaagaaaatcccaaGCAGTTCAGGGGAAAGTGGGGCTTTGGGCAATTGCACAACTGTACACAGTGTAGTGGGGTTGCGGGCATAATACCACATATTGTGCTTGTGATGTGATTATTTTGGATAGTTTCCATTATAATGCTCCTGTAGTTCTCAAGCGATTTACATAATTAACAGTTTAGTAGGCCATTTATATGATGACTTTTCAAGTTGTTTGTGCAAACTATTACTTAATTGTTAAAAGCAAGTGTGGACATATTGTATATTGAGTTTTTCTTGTTATACATTATAGTTTGAGTACAAACCCTTAAAACGAATAGAAATCATTTTGTTCCTGAAAATTGTTAGACTCACTGCCCTGTTAAATAACTGCTCTCAGAATGAGATGGGCATTTGCAGAGTAATGTTAGCCAACCTCCCTGCTCTATTGTGTGGCTGCAACAGAGAGGTGAATTCAGGTTCTGTAGTTTGTTTAGCCTTGAATTGGGAAATGATTTGAGTATCTGCATGAGTTATGTGACTTAAATGATGAATTTTCAAGACCTCTGGGGGGCCCAGTGGAAGGCTACCAGTGCAGAAGGGCTGGTGGATTTGTGGTGTTAAGCTGTGATCAGTTTTAATGTACCTACACATCTCTAAATTCTCCTACGGTATCATCTTCCAGGTAGACTACAGCAAATACGTAGCTGTAAACTTGGCAACTTCTCACCCACACTATGACAGTGCTGGAAATATTCTCAACATGGGTACTTCAATTGTTGATAAAGGGAGAACAAAGTATGTTctctttaagatcccttcctCTGTACCAGGTAAGATATGGCTTTTATCAGTATTTCTTAGAAACTTGtcatcactttcttttcttctgacattAAGGGGAGAAATCACAAGATTTTATAAAtgtcattttactttttcttatttctgttcagaaaaagaaaagaagaaatcttgttttaaaCAGCTGGAAGTAGTGTGTTCCATCCCTTCTCGCTCCCTGCTCCAACCAAGCTACTACCACAGCTTTGGAATCACAGAAAATTATATTGTGTTCATAGAGCAGCCATTCAAACTGGATATTGTCAAACTGGCAACTGCCTACATCCGAGGTGTGAACTGGGcttcctgcctttcctttcaTAAGGAGGATAAGGTATTCTATCTAATGCCAAGCAATGGAGTCAGCCAGGCCAGTAACCTGTTGTTGctcttgctgctctgtttttcgTCTTCATTAATTTCAGTAACAACCCTCCCTTTCTTTAAAAGCCCTTATTGTCATGTTGCACTTTTTATAAATTaatgttgtattttttaaatattatctCCAGAAAGTTCACAAATAAATACTGATGCTGAGGTAACAGCTCAGAACAGTTAAAATGTTGTGtgccagaagagaaaataaagctgctcttaacatcccagcagctgctcctgctccatACAAAATGCTGTATAGTGTGTATGAAATCTGTTCTAGATCCATTTCATCAGATTAATTAGGGACAGGTTGGTGGAAAAAGCCTGAATCCAACAAAAGGACACTCTCTTCTGTTGATGCAattaagggggggaaaaaatcctgAGGACCTTATTTCCATGCTTTGTGGCCCTCAGAATGGAGACAGTGCTGTAGTAAAGGACACCAACAGAGAAGACAGCAGAGACTCTTCACTAGGGCAGagttatttaaattaaaaacagtcCAGGGATTTTCCAGGTCTACTGGAAAACTTCAGCTTGGCCTGAACAGCAATTTGCAACAGTGAAGTGAGTTTGGAGCACTTCCACACTCATTTTGGACTGCATTTTTTGGTCTCAAAATTGTCTTCTCGCCTCCTAGTAGCAAATCCCGAGTCTGTAATGTGCTTCAGTAGAAACAGGCAGTGCTTTAGGATGTAATGGCTCtctgtagaaaaataatttcctatGTAACTGCTGGTCATTAATGGCTTTACGTAATGTTTGCTGTCTTTCAGACGTGGTTTCACTTTGtagacagaaagacaaaaaaagaagtatccACCAAGTTTTACACTGATGCTCTGGTGCTTTATCACCACATCAATGCTTATGAAGAAGATGGACATGTTGTTTTTGATATCGTTGCCTACAGAGACAATAGCTTGTATGACatgttttacttaaaaaaattGGACAAAGACTTTGAAGAGAATAACAGACTTACCTCCATCCCAACCTGCAAGCGGTTCGTTGTGCCTCTGCAGCATGACAAGGTAGGAAGAAAAGggcttttaaaactgttctttgATCAGTAATGTAAAAGTCTAATGAGAAAAGTGGGTGGATGAGCAGTTGCCAGCCCATTtgtgcaaatgttttcttctttaaaaataacatgttCACAAAGTGTTcaggagttttgttttttgtatgtgttgtgAGAAATGGCAACGAGCAGTTGGACGTACTGTTACATGGGTTGAGGTTCTGATGCCATCATTGAGATTTACAGAGGGATACTGAGCATACATCATTTCCTTAACAGTGCAAGGTGCTGTAAGGTGCTGTACAATATGAGCAGATATATCAACTTGATGTTGGTTAGAAAGGTTTTCTTGAGGTTTTGCACAATCTAATTTTTCCACTTTACTGGAAACCTATATGAAATACATTCACACTCCCCACTGTTGCAATAGCTTTATTAAGATGAGACGATTTCAGTTAAGTACAAGATTTAATAGCAAGAGGAATGATCTTATCTTTcaatataatttaaaacatcattttacaTCATTGTTTGCAGTAAAGATTATATACTGGCCAGCAACTTGGGCAAGTTCCTGCTTGATTCATTTGGAACGGataatgctttttccttcaaCATCCCAGAATCTTGCTGGCTTTTCATGTCTCAAAAACTCATGCAGTAAGGGCAAAGGATGTGTTGGATCTCAACTATCCTACCTACACTGTAATGTTAAGCATTCAGCTATGgtatattaaaaacaagaatgcaCCTTAACTTTGTgtgaatttcatattttaaagcCTGTCTCTGTTAATTAAATACACAAACTGTATCATGTATTTATTGTGCTTCTGGAACACAGCCATCTCTCTCTAAACCTTTCTAAATGCTCAGTGTGATTCAAAGCAGTTACACAATGATATATTCAAACCCTCTGAGTATAATGAGATTTCTAAGGAGAAGGTCAGAATCTAATGTTACAGGATAAATGGAGGAACTTTGTGAACCTGGAATATCTGCTCAATCCCAAATTTGTCAGTGTTAATATCAAGCCTGATGAAAGTTCTAAATTAGAAACACATTACATTTTCAGCATGCCTCTCTTTCAGGATGCAGAATTAGGTTCTAATTTAGTCAAGCTTCCAACTTCTGCAactgctgtaaaagaaaaagatggcaGCATCTATTGCCAACCTGAAATATTATGTGAAGGTAAGAAATAGCTGTTATACAGATCTCAAATACGTTCTCTTACACACCTACATTTAGTTGTATTCTAACAATGCCTAGCAGCTGTTTGTGTACATCAGATCTTTATAAAGCTGAAAGTAACCAAAGCTTTAATTAATATGTTTTGCATAATATGGACAAtatctttctcttccttatttCACTCCTTGGAGCCCATCCATTAATATAAGACCCTGAGCCTGCACAGGAATGATTTCAGAGGCAATATTTGGAAGCTGAGTTGTAAAGTTAGGGAATAAGtgaattattgttatttatagTGGTACCCTGGCTCTAGAATCATCTATATTTAGAAAGACCAAAATACCACTGTGTCAAAGACAAAGAGCTTCACTTTGCAAGTGTTAGACCTCTGCGTGCTTAATGGAGACCTGCACAGCTTTTTAAGAGGATTACAGAAGATCTCCTAGGTCAGGCACGTCCTGCTTCCCAAACAGCATCCCACAGGAAGGTGAGCATCACAGCAGTCTGAGGAATGGGTTGCTGTCATATTTATCAAGAATGAAGTCTTCTGATGTCTGCAGTTACATCAGTTTCATATTGCTCTAGGGTCCCAAGCCTGATCTTACAGCTATTAATGTGGCTTGCAAGTCTACCTGTTGTGAGGTATAAAATTGGCAACGTCAGTTATGCGCTGTATTTTATGAGTGTTACCTCTGAGGGTGGATAAATTGTATGAAGGGTCATAATAGGAATTTGTAAAGGGTGTGGATGTGCTTAAAGGGAAAGTCGCTTCTTAGAATGTTAACCTCCAGTTGTATCCCAAGAAGCTCACATGTCGTGTGtttatgaaacaaatgaagCGATActtattatttccattttgaacGAACTGCCTTGGCTTAATTGTGCTCTGTTAATACCCATCATCAGTGCTCTTTAGAAGTTCAAACatataaaatctgttttaaatgctgtcatttttttttacagggtAGCATTAATTGACCTATGTAAATGTTTGCTTGgaattgtatttcttcttttgttcctAAGTCTTTGGCTTTATTACACCTAGGGATAGAGCTGCCTCGTGTCAACTATGACTACAATGGCAAAAAATACAAGTATGTCTATGCAACAGAAGTCCAGTGGAGTCCAGTTCCTACAAAGGTATCACTAACATTTACAACATTGGGAACTGTGTATATCACACAAATCAGATGTAAGCAGTTATAAGTAGACCGTGCTTCAGTCTGTCCCAAAATACAATGTTGTCTGCAGTCACCAATCCAAACTGAAATGGGGGGTTCTGAGGCCAGAAGTGAAACTTTAGAAACTTAGAACCTTTCCCATATGTCATTCACACACAAAGCAATAGGAAATGGCTGAGTTCTCATGAGGGTAAACTTGTGTTGCATCATTTCCCTTGTGAAATATTGATAAAGTCAGGCTTCTTTATCcagttttttatttcctgtcttcTGAACACAGCAGTTGCAGAGACCCTCCCTTTTCCATTTGATTGAACTTCCATCATGTGCCAAAACCTACAaaggagagagcagcagaaaggaataaCATTGGGCAGACACGTATCTGTaattcttactgtttttctttcccctcaggAAACTCAACTAAAACaagtaattattaaaaaaatacatatttttccaGAAAGCTTTATCCTTTGCTAGTTCTGTGTAACAGGATGGCAAAGGCATCCTTTGTGCACGTGTGATGGCAGCTTCTCAGAAGACAGCCTAGAATTGCCAGCAGATTAAGATGAAAAGTGAAGGAGTATTGCACACACAGACTCCCACTTTATAATTGCTGTCCTGAGAGCAAATTGAGATCACTCTTGGCTCTATATAATTACCACCACTGATtacaaaataaagctgcatttcttcaCAATGCCAGAAAACATATTGCAGAACATTTGACAGTAGCTCAagcaaataaacacatttgTGATTTCCAGTGCAGATAATTCCTGCCTGTCTTAAAATATAATCTGACAGCAGTTTATATTTATATTGCTGCTTATTCgtgtcagtttttctttcatgaatgCAGTCACAGCAACAACCAGGTACAGTCCTTAGGTCAGTGGAGCTGCTGTCCTCTTGGATAGAAGGGAAAATTCTTCTTCCGGTGCTcgaatgctttcattttgtttgaagttATTTCTCTGAGTGAActttgaaggggaaaagaacaaaattgcATCTGGATGTGTAGAAAAAGCACTTAACAGAACTGAGGTGGAAGTGTGTCCCCAGCGGAAGGTGGTTTGGGCAGGCACTTGAGCCATTAATGAGATGAAAAGCTGTGCCCTGTTCCTTTGGTTAATGCCACTGCCTATGTGGAATTCTTGCCCCATTGGTTTAACCTTTATATCACTATTAATAGCCCTTGTTCTGGCATATATACCCTAGTTAACAATAGAAGGCCTTGAGGAATATTGAGGtcacaacaaaaggaaaataattcacagGATTAGAAATGGGAAGGTTTAAGTCCTGTTTCCTGCTTTACAACAGAACTGCAGTCATTTGGGGCAAGTCACTTCAAAGTGCTGTGCTATGCACTCTTCTCTGTGGAGGGAGGATGTTATTTACCCATGATGGAGGGTAAGCAAATCTTACCACCTATTAGTACTTGTTAAATACTTCAAGCCCAACCAGGGAAGATGTAATTGCAGCATCATGGAGTGGTATCTCTGCCTTTTTTAACACTACTAGAGTAGTCTCTATAAAATTAAAGAACATCTTATGATTGTGCAGACACCAAATGTGACTCCTAGGTTAAACATTTCCCACGCGCTTCCTGTCTGCGATACCACTTGCCTCGTTGCTCCTTACCCCTCAGCACTGGTCCCCCATAGCAGCCTGTTCATGTCACAGCTTTGGGACTAACCACTGTCACTgactcttttcttttctggtcaCAACAACTTAGATTGCAAAACTGAACGTCCAAACAAAGGAAGTGCTGCACTGGGGAGAAGAGCACTGCTGGCCCTCAGAGCCCATCTTCGTTCCCAGTCCCGATGCAAGAGAAGAGGATGAAGGTAAAACAGTGACAACATTTTGAAAGCTGGGTTATGCATTAAGTCTTCAAAGTCTCACTGTTGTTAGTCAGAATGGGGAAGCCGGGTCAGTGTTTCTGCAGGTCAATTAAAGTTATTGCCAGCCATTTTACTCCTGCAGACTAAAGACAAATCAATGACAGAGCAACAGGAGCTTGAGTAAAGTCCCATGTTATTCATAAGCAGTAAAATCTATGCTTAGGACTTTCTGGATTGCCACTGGGAACTAGATTTATCAATTGAAGAAGCTGGGCTGTGGAAGTCAGTGTCATTACAAATGAGAACACAAAGTGGCATCTTAGGTCTCTCTGTAACCTGGTTCCAGTTCTGTTTTGAGGTGGCTCCTTGCAAAGACAGATGATAAATAGCTGAAAGGATTCATCCCAAGCTTCACTGCTCAGTTGCCCAACAAGACTGTCAGGGACACAACTCAGTGTTTGCTTGCTGCAGGCAGACCAGGtaaaggaacagaagagaagCATTCATTAGTTCTTCAGTTCTCCCACTCAGACTTCACCTAGTAAGCACTTCCAGTTTGTGTCCTCAGATTCCTAGCAAACAAGACTCATTTCCTGACAGTGTTATATTTTCAGCTTGGTGTAACCAATGTGAGCTTCTAATTCTCGGCTTGTATGTCACAGGTGTTGTTTTGACCTGTGTTGTGGTGTCTGAGCCAAATAAAGCGCCCTTCCTACTCATCTTGGATGCTAAAACATTCAAAGAATTGGGCCGAGCCACAGTCAATGTAGAAATGCACCTGGACCTGCATGGAATGTTTATACAGCAGAAGGATTTGGAGGCCAAGATGGAATAAAACACTATTAATCCGATCACACAAACTGAGACAACTTTCTACTGAATGTGGGATAACATGCCTTTTATCATTCAAGAACAACCATGTTATGACACAAAATGACTATATGTAATCTTTTTAATAATAGATATAATACTTTTAAGACGCAGCAATGACTTTTACTGCAGGTAACAATATGCACAACTGGCATATAACTATTCCAAAAGAAGAATGATCGGTATTTCAGAAGTGCTAATGTTGTACATAACTGTGGTAGAGGGAACAGGAGAGGAAGGTAATGAGGATATTTAAGTAGAATATGGATTTCTGAGCCAATGAAGTACAGTATTTATAGTGTGATACATGGCATGAATCTCATGGGTCTGCAGCTCATGTATCTTTTAGAGATCATTTCAAGATTGCAGCTTGTGATGCAAGTTTTCTCCAGCCAGAAAACCTCATTTTAAACCACCTGCGACTGGTAATTCATGCCAATGCATTTTCTTGGTGCTTAATTTCCACTATAACCAAAGTTAAGTATTACATTCAGGTGCTACAACTTTCTAATTTACAACcgaagcaaacaagcaaacaaaacttgCTTTGCTAAGAATCCCacagtgtgttttttcttccaagtacaTATGGTTTGATGTAGCATTCTAAATACTAGATAGTGCTCTTCTATCCTAATGCCATAAGCAATTTGtatttaaatcagttttcctTGAGAATATCTGACATAATGCTTATTGTAATTAGATGAGTGTGTTGTCGaaagatgaacagaaatgtatctcttattaatattattaatcGTGTTACTAATGCTATGCATATGAATGAGAGCAATATATTTATAGGAGAACTCAGATGTACATTCAACAGTTTCTTTAGTGTATTTACTGATGGAAGCTGAATCATTAACAAGGGAGAAACCTGGgtatccatccatccatccatccatccatccatccatccatccatccatccatccgtccatccatcTATGCCAGGCGTTCACCCGGTCTGCACGTGTCACCACACCATCTGGGTATCTCCCACTTTAACATTCCTGttctcagtgtttctgctgctcATTGTATTTTGCagtagagaaacaaaatgaagtcaCTATCATTTACTATTGCCCTGTCACGTGAGAACAACTGGGCTTTGGTGCCTTGTTCTTGAGCAGCAATAGAACCAACGCCATCCACAGTTCTTGCTTGCTCTGTTACGACTCCCTTTGCTGTCTTTGTAGTTTGCTTGTATAAAGAATGCACTGCCtaattttaatgttaaaaagtCACTTGGGTCAGATCTGGAGCTTAAGTAAGCAGTTTGGGGCTTTCAAATGTTTATATGATccataaaatggaaataaacaccTCTGCAATATGTGTCTGCAGGAATAGTGACCATCAGTGTTCTCAAGGCGTATCACTACCACCCTGTATGAGAACTTTATAATctaaagaagaaactgaattccATTTCTGTATGTAACATAGAAGCATTACTGAAATGGCAGACAGACTTTTGGTGGTGGGAAagtgctccaaaagtaatacctcctcTATTGTTGGCCCACGACAACAATGTGACGTGTGTGGATGACTGTGAGTCTGGATCCAGGAGTTACAGGATTCTGGGGAGCGaactcacagcacagagaagacaTAAAAGGGGAATATTGGTCATAAAAACAGATCAGATTGGTTATCTACAGACTAAATCTGgatgtgctgctctcagcatttGA encodes:
- the BCO1 gene encoding beta,beta-carotene 15,15'-dioxygenase, translating into METIFSRNKEEHPEPIKAEVQGQLPTWLQGVLLRNGPGMHTIGDTKYNHWFDGLALLHSFTFKNGEVYYRSKYLRSDTYNCNIEANRIVVSEFGTMAYPDPCKNIFAKAFSYLSHTIPEFTDNCLINIMKTGDDYYATSETNFIRKIDPQTLETLEKVDYSKYVAVNLATSHPHYDSAGNILNMGTSIVDKGRTKYVLFKIPSSVPEKEKKKSCFKQLEVVCSIPSRSLLQPSYYHSFGITENYIVFIEQPFKLDIVKLATAYIRGVNWASCLSFHKEDKTWFHFVDRKTKKEVSTKFYTDALVLYHHINAYEEDGHVVFDIVAYRDNSLYDMFYLKKLDKDFEENNRLTSIPTCKRFVVPLQHDKDAELGSNLVKLPTSATAVKEKDGSIYCQPEILCEGIELPRVNYDYNGKKYKYVYATEVQWSPVPTKIAKLNVQTKEVLHWGEEHCWPSEPIFVPSPDAREEDEGVVLTCVVVSEPNKAPFLLILDAKTFKELGRATVNVEMHLDLHGMFIQQKDLEAKME